In the genome of Cuculus canorus isolate bCucCan1 chromosome 26, bCucCan1.pri, whole genome shotgun sequence, one region contains:
- the TMEM230 gene encoding LOW QUALITY PROTEIN: transmembrane protein 230 (The sequence of the model RefSeq protein was modified relative to this genomic sequence to represent the inferred CDS: substituted 1 base at 1 genomic stop codon) has protein sequence MMSSRTNLTAGIPTSKVKYSKLSQHRXWIYDLQFKKSPPKIPYKAIALAVVLFMIGTFLIIIGALLLAGYISKGGTDRAIPVLIIGILVFLPGFYHLRIAYYASKGYRGYSYDDIPDFDD, from the exons ATGATGTCGTCACGAACAAATCTGACTGCTGGGATTCCCACTAGCAAAGTCAAATATTCCAAGCTCTCTCAGCACCGATGATGGATATATGACCTGCAG TTCAAGAAGAGCCCACCCAAAATCCCCTACAAGGCGATCGCTCTGGCTGTTGTTCTCTTCATGATCGGGACCTTCCTCATTATCATCGGAGCCCTCCTCTTGGCAGGATACATTAGCAAAGGC ggaacGGACCGAGCTATCCCCGTGCTCATCATTGGGATCCTGGTGTTCCTCCCAGGCTTCTACCACCTGCGCATCGCATACTATGCTTCCAAAGGCTACCGGGGCTATTCCTACGATGATATCCCAGATTTCGATGATTGA